ACACGATCAGCGTGCACAGGCCAAGCACCCACCACTGCGTTGCAGACAAGGGGCGCCGGTCGATCAGTTCGTCAACGCTAAGGGCGGGTGTCATTTACGGTTGCCTGTGCTGCAGGGAATGGAGAAACGCCGGCTTCGGGAGCCGGGAAATGCTTGTGACTGGACGCGCAAATGCCTGCCACGTCCGTGCCGGCCATGATCTGGAGTCGGCACGGGGCAGGGCGGCGATGCATCAGGTGCACAGGTGGGCGACGGCCTGGCGGAGCAGGGCGACGGTCGGGCCCAGCCTGTCGAGGGCCAGGAACTCGTCCGGCTGGTGCGCCTGGGCGATGTCGCCCGGGCCCAGGATGACCGTCTCGCTACCGAGCGCGTCGTAGTACGGGCCCTCGGTGCCGAAGGCCGCGGCGCCGGCAACGGCACCGCTCAGTTGTTCCGCAAGGCGCACGATGTGCGCGTCGGCCGCCGTGGCGAGCGGTGGCAGGCCGTCGAAGATGGCCTCGAATTCCACCGCAAGTCCCCGCGCGTCGGCCACGGCCTGCACCCGCGCCCGCAGTTCATCGCGCAGTTCGGGGATGGTCATGCCCGGCAGCGGGCGAAAATCCAGCGTCAGCTCGCACTCGCCGCAGATGCGGTTCGGGTTGTCGCCGCCGTGGATGTGGCCCAGGTTCAGGGTCGGCACCGGTACGCCGAAGGCCGGGTCGCGATGGGTGGCTTGCAGTTCGTCGCGCCAGGCGAGCAGGGTGCCGATCACCGCGTGCATGCCCTCCAGCGCGCTGTTGCCGAGCGCCGGATCGCTGCTGTGGCCGGCGTGGCCGAGCAGGCGAATGCGCTCGTCGAAGATGCCCTTGTGCTGGCGGATGGGTTTCAGGCCCGTCGGCTCGCCGATGATGCAGTGCCGACCCAGGCGCCGGCCGCTTTCGGCCAGGCGGCGCGCGCCCAGCATGCCGCTTTCCTCGTCGGCGGTGGCCAGCAGAACCAGCGGGCGCTTGAGGTCACGGGCGCGCAGCTCGCGCACGGCCTCGATGGCAAGCGCCAGGAACGCCTTCATGTCGGCAGTGCCCAGGCCGTACAGGCGGTTGTCGGCTTCGCGCAGGGTGAATGGGTCGCGCTGCCACAGCGCCGGGTCGCAGGGTACGGTGTCGGTGTGCCCGGCCAGGATCAGGCCGTCCTCGCCCTGGCCCAGGGTCGCGATCAGGTTGGCCTTGGCCGGGTCGGTGTGCAGGTCCTGGATTTCGATGTGAAAGCCGAGGTCCTCCAGCCAGCCGGCGAGCAGGTCGATGACCGCCCGGTTGCCGTGGTTCAGATCGGCCTCGAAGCTGCTGACCGACGGCGTGGCCACCAGCGCGCCGATCAGGTCCAGCAGCTTCGGGGGTGTGGGCATGTCAGATGATCTTTTTGGCCTTCAGCTGGGCCAGGTCTGCGTCGCTGATGCCCAGTTCGCCGCCCAGTATCTGGGCGTTGTGCTCGCCCAGCAGCGGCGCTGCCCGGCGCACGCCGCCGGGGGTGCGCGAGTGCTTGGTGGCAACGCCGTAGTGGGTGATCGGGCCGTGCACGGCGTGCTCGGTCTTCACGATCATGTCGCGGGCGTGGTAGTGCGGGAACTTGACGATGTCGCCGAAATCCATGACCCGCGCGGCCACCAGATCGGCGGCCTCCAGCGTGGCCTCGGCCTGGTCGGCGGTCTGCGTGGCAATCCAGGCGGCGACTTCAAGATCGATGAATTCGGCGTTGGCGACGCGGGCGTTCCAGTCCGCGCAGCGCGGGTCGCTGGCCAGTTCCGGTTGGCCCATGACGCCGCACAGGGCCAGCCACTGTTTCTCGAACGGCGCGAACAGGCACAGCCAGTGGCCGTCTGCGGTCTTGTACGTGTTCATGGGCGCGCCGCCGCCGATGGCGTTGCCCGAGCGCTGCCAGATGTAGTCGCATTCGGCTGCCGCCATGATGCCGTAGGAGGTGGCGTACAGCTGCGAGTCGGTCAGGCACGCGTCGATCCACTGGCCCTCGCCGGTGCGATCGCGATGATGCAGCGCCGCCAGCGTGCCGATGGCGGCCTGCCAGCCGGCCATGTCGTCGGCGATCACCGTGCCGGCGCGCAGCGGCCGGCCGCCGGCCTCGCCGGTGACGCTCATCAAACCGCCCATCGCCTGGCCGACCGGGTCGAAGCCTTTTTTGTGCGACAGCGGGCCGAACTGGCCAAAGCCGGAGATCGACGTGTAGATGATGTCCGGCTTGATGGCGCGGATGGCCTGGTAGCCCAGGCCCCAGGCGTCCATGGTGCCGGGCGAGAAGTTCTCGATCAGGATGTCGGCCTTGGCCGCCAGCCGCCGGAACAGTTCCTGGCCTTCGGGCTTTCGGAAATCCAGCGTCACGCAGCGTTTGCCGCGGTTCATGGTGTTGTAGACCACGGACGATTCGCCGTCGCGCTGGTCCTTGATGAAGGGCGGCACGAAGCGGTTCGGGTCGCCGGTGCCCGGCAGCTCACACTTGACCGACTCGGCGCCCAGGTCCGACAGGATCATGCCGCACACCGGCCCGGAGGCGTAGTTGGTGGCCTCCAGCACGCGGATGCCGGTCAGCGGACCCTGGGTGTCGGGGCGGGCGTTGGCGAAGAATTCGGCCTTGTCCACGCGCTCTCCTCATTGTCGATGTGGTGAGCGTGAACCTTAGCATTGGCGACGGGCGGCCGGCAGTCGCCGCCGGCGGGCATAAAAAACGCCCACAGGCCGGTAAGCCTGTGGGCGCTCGCAAGAACCTTGTGGGTCCGCTGCGTTTGAGGGTGCGCTGGCCGCGCCAGCGCTGTGGTCAGTTGATCAGGCGCGGGATGGCGCCCGGCGTGAAGTCGGCGGCCTTGGCGCCTTCGTAGTTGTGCCGGCCCTGCGGGTCGGCGAACACGATCGTGGCGTGCAGGCGCTGCAGGTCGTAGACCGGCACGTACGACACGGTTTGCGCCATGCTGCCGTCGTCGCGCTTGGTCGGCCGATAGTTGCAGTTCTCGATGCGCCACAGCTCGTTCTTCTTGTCGTAGAACTCCTGCCAATGCAGCATCGGCGCGTGCAGTTCAGCATCGTAGTACTGCACCTTGCGACTGAGCAGGTGGCCCGGCCCAGGCGTGGCCTCGACCACGAACACTTCACGCGGCTCCCAGTCGTCCAGGATGTTCCAGTACGGCGCCTTGGTGGCGTCGATCATCGGGAAGCGGTTGCCGCTATCGGTGGACACCGCCACCGTGGAATGGGCGGAACCCAGGATCCAGCGTTTGCCCAGCAGCTTCCACTCCTGGTACCAGGACGGGTCCAGGCTCATGCCGAAGGACTCGTCGTTCAGCAAGTCGGTGGAGGACAGCGGATCCGCCCAGGCATTGCTGGACAGGCGCCGCACGCGGCGCACGCTGCGCACGTAGGCATACACGTCGGGCAGGCGGGCATCGGTGTACTGAATGGTCAGCACGCCCAGGCCGCGCGAGTCGTTGGGGTATTTGTTGAGCACTACCTCGTACTTGGCGATCTCACCATTGGGATCCTTCAGTGCCGGGTTGATGGCGCCGTCGGCCAGGTAACGGCCGAAACGCCAATGCTGCTCGCGCTCGAAGCCCTTCTGGCCGTTGATCAGCGCGAAGTACATCGGGTTGTAGTCCAACACATCGGCGTACCACGGGCCGCGCATGAAGTTGTAGGCCAGCTTGATGCCGTCGGCCGGGTTGTTGGCGTCGATGCTGGCGAACGGCATGCCGGTGACGAAGTTCTGCAGGCGGTTCTTGTCGTCCAGGCTGGCCTTGCCGGCGTTTTCCTTGGTGGCGGCGGCCATGCGGGGGTCGACCTGTATCTGCTGAGTCGACTGCAGGCGCATCTGCAGGCCAAGCTCGCGGATCATCTTCTCCTGCGTGGGCAGAATCAGGTCGGCCAGGGGCTTGCCCTGGAAAGTCTGCGTCTTGACCTGGTCGATGTTGGCGGCGTTGATGACGGTGCCTGGGGCAATGTCCTGCGCCTGCGCGCCGGACACCAGCCCGAGCAGCGCAGCGGCGCCCAGAATCTGTATGGATTTGCTGAACATGGTCTTCCTTGTCCTGATGGATACGGGCCGACGGTGCTGCCGGCCGGTGATGCGGGTAACAGTCTGCGGGTACGGGATGGCGCTTACCTCCGGCGGCGTGTGTCGGGCGAAACAGCGGCCCGCCGCGCAAGGCGCGCGACAGGGTTTGGGGGTCGGGTTTGATCAAGGCGCCGGGCTGACCGAACGGTCATCGACGCTGCGCAGGATACCGCAGACCCGCGCCTCGCCCAAGCCGGCGTCAGCTCGCTGTCGTCACGGAATGCTTTAGATCAGGAGTCTGTCGGCATGGCCTGCATGGCCTGTCGCAACGCGCCGTGGGTGTCCACGTCCAGCAGCACGCCCGGATCGTCAACTTCGATTTCCTGAACCGAGGCCGCGTTTTCAAGCAGTACGTGGCGGGCGCCATGGTCGCCGGTCAATGACCGCAAATCCGGCACAAGCCGGCCGGCAAAGCCCACTGGGTGGCCGCGCCGACCCTGATGGCAGGGCACGGCGATGGCGGCACCGGCATCGAGCGCGGCGATGATGCGCTTGATGGTGTGCGGGGCGACGGCCGGCATGTCGCCCAGGGCCACGACTACATTGCAATCCAGAGGCGCCAGCCGGGCGCCGCAGGCCAGGCTGTGGCCCATGCCGGCCGCGGCCTGATCGCAAACCGCGACGCGCGCGCCTGCTCGCGTGAGCACTGCGGCAAGTTCTTCGTCGCCCGGGCGCACCACGGCAATGATTTCGGTCACGGCCGGGCGCAGGGCAGCCACGGCGTGCAGGACCAGCGGCCTGCCGTGCAGTGACGCCAGCAGCTTGTCGCCACCGAAGCGCGAGCCGGCGCCCGCCGCCAGCAGGATCCCTATCGTCACGCGGCGCTGACGGCCTTGCGGCTAACCTGATCGATCAGCCGCGCATGAGCGCCGGCCAGCGCGCCGTTGCGGGCGGCGATCAGCTCGGCCGCGATGGCGACCGCGATCTCCATCGGCGCGTGCGAGCCGATCGGCAGGCCAATCGGCGCGTGCAGGCGGGCAATGGCCGCGTCCGGCAGGTCCAGTTGCCGCAGGCGTTCGAGGCGTTTTTCCGTGGTCCGCTGCGAGCCGAGCGCGCCGACGTAGAAGGCCGGTGATTCGAGCGCCTGCATCAGCGCCAGGTCGTCCACGCGCGGGTCGTGGGTGAGGGTGATGACGGCGGAGCGTTCGTCGGTGACGCGGACGCGGATCACCTCGTCCGGCATGCCGCTGACCAGTTCCGTGCCCGGCACGTCCCAGGCGGCGGCGTAGTCCTGGCGCGGATCGCAGACCACGACGTGGTAGTCGAGCGCCTGCGCGAGCTGGGCGATGCAGCGCGACAGTTCGGCGGCGCCGATGATGATCAGCTGCCACTGCGGCCCGAACACCTTGCGCAGCAGCTCGTCCCGCAGGGTGCAGGCGGCGGTGTGCGGGCCGGCCGGCAACAGGCGGCTGGCGCCGTTGGCAAGGTTCAGTTCGCGGGTGATGGCGTGGCGCTGTTCGAGCGCCGCGAGAACCTCGGCCATGTCGCCAGCCTGCGTCACCGGCTCGCACACCAGCTCCAGCGTGCCGCCGCAGGGCAGGCCGAAGCGCTCGCCTTCCTCGCGGCTGAGGCCGTATATGAGCCGTTCCGGGCCACTGGCGGCGACCTGACCGCCGCGCAGCTTCGCAACCAGATCGTCCTCCACGCAGCCGCCGGACACCGAGCCCATGAGCTGACCCGCGCCGCCCACCGCCAGCAGCGAGCCGACCGGCCGTGGCGAGGATCCCCAGGTGTGGGTGACGGTGACCAGATGCGCCCATGCGCCGGCCCGGACCCAGCCCAGCAGGGCGCGGATGACGTTCAGATCGCTGCTGTCCATGCCTGTTCGCTGCGGTTCAATCGTGCGGGATGGTCATTTTACGTCGGCGCCGGCCGGAGACCTTCGCGCCACGGCACGGGCTAGAGCGAAGCGGCTATCGGCCTCGGCGCCCGGAAACAGCCCTTCCTCGTACTGCACGACGTCCAGCTGCCACAGCAGATGCCGCAGCTCGCCGGGGCGCAGGCGAAAGTGCGGCGAACCGGGTCCGGCGACCGGCTGCGGCCAGCGCAGGTGCTGCTCGAACAGCAGCCAGCCGCCGGGCTTCAGGGCATCCGCGAACTGCGCGACCAGATCCCGGTTAACGAAGTGGATGTTCACGATCAGGTCGTAACGGGCTTCGGGCAGGCGCCAGTCGGCCAGGTCGGCGCAGCGCCAGTCGACCGTCACGCCGCGTCGCTGTGCTTCCTCCTGGGCGCGGGCGAGCGCCGTGGGCGCGATGTCGATCGCCTCGACCTGGAAGCCGGCCTCGGCCAGCGCGATGGCCGTGGCGCCCAGGCCGCAAGCGACGTCGAGCGCCCGCCCGCGCGGCAGGCGCGCCAGCCAGTCCATCACAAACGACGACGGCCTGGACGCGTAGGCGGCGTCGCCGGTCCGGTAACGGGCTTCCCAGCGGTCGGTATCGGACTGGCTCATTGCAGGCATCCGGGCGGCATTTGCCAAGCATAGTGCACCCGCTCCGAGTGCCGTCGCCGCGGCGTTTGCTGGCGTCCAGCAGTTAGCATTGGCGCTCGGACGCCGCACGGCGAACCGCTACTGATGCGAGGGGGATGTGCATGAAATCGTTGGCCCGGGCTGCGTTCTGGATTGCCGCGACCGTCCTGGGCGCGCTGGCGTTCGCTGGTATCGCCACGGCCCGCGGCGAGCCGATCAACGCCTGGTGGCTGATCGCCGCCGCGGTGTGCGTGTATGCCATCGGCTATCGCGTGTACGGCGTCTGGGTGGCGACGCGGGTGTTGCTGGTCGACGGCCGGCCGACGCCGGCGGTGCGCATCGATGACGGCCGGGACTTCGTGCCCACCAACCGCTGGGTGGTGTTCGGGCATCACTTCGCCGCCATTGCCGGTCCCGGGCCGCTGGTCGGGCCGACGCTGGCGGCGCAGTTCGGCTACCTGCCGGGCACGCTGTGGATCCTGATCGGCGCGGTGCTCGGCGGCTGCATCCAGGACATGGTGATCCTGTTCTGCTCGACCCGCCGCGATGGCCGCAGCCTGGGCCAGATGGCGCGCGACGAACTGGGGCCGGTCGGCGGCGGCGCGGCGCTGGTCGGCACCCTGATGATCCTGGTGATCCTGATCTCGGTGCTCGGCCTGGTGATCGTGAACGCCATGAAGCACAGCCCCTGGGCCACGGCGACGGTGGCGGCGACCATTCCGATCGCGGTGCTGGTCGGCGTCTACATGCGCAACATTCGCCCCGGCCGGGTGCTGGAGGGCAGCGCCATCGGCGTGGCGCTGTTGCTGCTGGCGGTGTGGGGCGGCGGCTGGGTGGATCACCACCCGCTGCTGCGCACCTGGTTCGATCACGGGCCGCTGCCGATTGCCTACGCCATCATGGTGTACGGCTTCCTGGCGGCGGTGCTGCCGGTGTGGCTGCTGCTGGCCCCGCGCGATTACCTGTCGACCTTCATGAAGCTGGGCACGGTGGCGCTGCTGGCGGTGGCCATCGTCTGGCTCAATCCCGTACTGCACATGCCGGCGCTGACGCAGTTCGTGGACGGCAGCGGGCCGATCTTTGCCGGCAAGGTGTTCCCCTTTGTGTTCATCACCATCGCCTGCGGGGCGATTTCGGGCTTCCACGCCCTGGTCAGCTCCGGCACCACGCCCAAGCTGCTCACCGACGAGCGCGACATCCACATGATCGGCTACGGCAGCATGATGCTGGAG
This Immundisolibacter cernigliae DNA region includes the following protein-coding sequences:
- a CDS encoding XdhC family protein: MDSSDLNVIRALLGWVRAGAWAHLVTVTHTWGSSPRPVGSLLAVGGAGQLMGSVSGGCVEDDLVAKLRGGQVAASGPERLIYGLSREEGERFGLPCGGTLELVCEPVTQAGDMAEVLAALEQRHAITRELNLANGASRLLPAGPHTAACTLRDELLRKVFGPQWQLIIIGAAELSRCIAQLAQALDYHVVVCDPRQDYAAAWDVPGTELVSGMPDEVIRVRVTDERSAVITLTHDPRVDDLALMQALESPAFYVGALGSQRTTEKRLERLRQLDLPDAAIARLHAPIGLPIGSHAPMEIAVAIAAELIAARNGALAGAHARLIDQVSRKAVSAA
- the argE gene encoding acetylornithine deacetylase, translating into MPTPPKLLDLIGALVATPSVSSFEADLNHGNRAVIDLLAGWLEDLGFHIEIQDLHTDPAKANLIATLGQGEDGLILAGHTDTVPCDPALWQRDPFTLREADNRLYGLGTADMKAFLALAIEAVRELRARDLKRPLVLLATADEESGMLGARRLAESGRRLGRHCIIGEPTGLKPIRQHKGIFDERIRLLGHAGHSSDPALGNSALEGMHAVIGTLLAWRDELQATHRDPAFGVPVPTLNLGHIHGGDNPNRICGECELTLDFRPLPGMTIPELRDELRARVQAVADARGLAVEFEAIFDGLPPLATAADAHIVRLAEQLSGAVAGAAAFGTEGPYYDALGSETVILGPGDIAQAHQPDEFLALDRLGPTVALLRQAVAHLCT
- a CDS encoding class I SAM-dependent methyltransferase, with the translated sequence MSQSDTDRWEARYRTGDAAYASRPSSFVMDWLARLPRGRALDVACGLGATAIALAEAGFQVEAIDIAPTALARAQEEAQRRGVTVDWRCADLADWRLPEARYDLIVNIHFVNRDLVAQFADALKPGGWLLFEQHLRWPQPVAGPGSPHFRLRPGELRHLLWQLDVVQYEEGLFPGAEADSRFALARAVARRSPAGADVK
- a CDS encoding carbon starvation CstA family protein, coding for MKSLARAAFWIAATVLGALAFAGIATARGEPINAWWLIAAAVCVYAIGYRVYGVWVATRVLLVDGRPTPAVRIDDGRDFVPTNRWVVFGHHFAAIAGPGPLVGPTLAAQFGYLPGTLWILIGAVLGGCIQDMVILFCSTRRDGRSLGQMARDELGPVGGGAALVGTLMILVILISVLGLVIVNAMKHSPWATATVAATIPIAVLVGVYMRNIRPGRVLEGSAIGVALLLLAVWGGGWVDHHPLLRTWFDHGPLPIAYAIMVYGFLAAVLPVWLLLAPRDYLSTFMKLGTVALLAVAIVWLNPVLHMPALTQFVDGSGPIFAGKVFPFVFITIACGAISGFHALVSSGTTPKLLTDERDIHMIGYGSMMLESFVALMALIAACVLEPGVFFAINTAPGVVGEGAQAVATISSWGFPVALDQMQALAREMGEATLFGRTGGAPSLAVGMASIFSSAFGQGLLAVWYHFAIMFEAIFILTTLDAGTRVGRFMLQDFLGNFVPALGRTSWYPSVLLCSALVVGAWGYFLYIGVIDPAGGVNILWPLFGISNQILAAIALCVGTAILVKTGRERYFWVTGLPLAWLTAVTSTAAWQKVMSDDPRLGFFAGANDLAAKLAAGALPPEKAAVAPQLIFNMRLDGWLTVLFAGLLWLILADTARVCLRHWRRSSAAMPAGGRA
- a CDS encoding DUF1329 domain-containing protein; amino-acid sequence: MFSKSIQILGAAALLGLVSGAQAQDIAPGTVINAANIDQVKTQTFQGKPLADLILPTQEKMIRELGLQMRLQSTQQIQVDPRMAAATKENAGKASLDDKNRLQNFVTGMPFASIDANNPADGIKLAYNFMRGPWYADVLDYNPMYFALINGQKGFEREQHWRFGRYLADGAINPALKDPNGEIAKYEVVLNKYPNDSRGLGVLTIQYTDARLPDVYAYVRSVRRVRRLSSNAWADPLSSTDLLNDESFGMSLDPSWYQEWKLLGKRWILGSAHSTVAVSTDSGNRFPMIDATKAPYWNILDDWEPREVFVVEATPGPGHLLSRKVQYYDAELHAPMLHWQEFYDKKNELWRIENCNYRPTKRDDGSMAQTVSYVPVYDLQRLHATIVFADPQGRHNYEGAKAADFTPGAIPRLIN
- a CDS encoding nucleotidyltransferase family protein → MTIGILLAAGAGSRFGGDKLLASLHGRPLVLHAVAALRPAVTEIIAVVRPGDEELAAVLTRAGARVAVCDQAAAGMGHSLACGARLAPLDCNVVVALGDMPAVAPHTIKRIIAALDAGAAIAVPCHQGRRGHPVGFAGRLVPDLRSLTGDHGARHVLLENAASVQEIEVDDPGVLLDVDTHGALRQAMQAMPTDS
- a CDS encoding CaiB/BaiF CoA transferase family protein; translated protein: MDKAEFFANARPDTQGPLTGIRVLEATNYASGPVCGMILSDLGAESVKCELPGTGDPNRFVPPFIKDQRDGESSVVYNTMNRGKRCVTLDFRKPEGQELFRRLAAKADILIENFSPGTMDAWGLGYQAIRAIKPDIIYTSISGFGQFGPLSHKKGFDPVGQAMGGLMSVTGEAGGRPLRAGTVIADDMAGWQAAIGTLAALHHRDRTGEGQWIDACLTDSQLYATSYGIMAAAECDYIWQRSGNAIGGGAPMNTYKTADGHWLCLFAPFEKQWLALCGVMGQPELASDPRCADWNARVANAEFIDLEVAAWIATQTADQAEATLEAADLVAARVMDFGDIVKFPHYHARDMIVKTEHAVHGPITHYGVATKHSRTPGGVRRAAPLLGEHNAQILGGELGISDADLAQLKAKKII